In Corynebacterium guangdongense, one DNA window encodes the following:
- a CDS encoding type 1 glutamine amidotransferase domain-containing protein, which translates to MATLSGKRIAVISTNGFEDSELTKPVEAVREAGAEVTVISTEAGQPIEGKNGTRVDVDLASADADPAEFDALILPGGTGNADKIRMDADAVDFVVKHVQADKPLGVICHGGWILTDADVLKGRTLTSFPSIKTDLRNAGATWVDEEVHVDNRWVSSRTPDDLPAFNKAIVEEFAK; encoded by the coding sequence ATGGCAACTCTCAGCGGTAAAAGGATCGCCGTCATTTCCACCAACGGTTTCGAGGACTCCGAGCTGACCAAGCCCGTCGAGGCGGTCAGGGAGGCCGGGGCGGAGGTCACGGTGATCTCCACCGAGGCCGGCCAGCCCATCGAGGGCAAGAACGGCACCAGGGTCGACGTCGATCTGGCCTCGGCCGACGCGGATCCGGCCGAGTTTGACGCGCTCATCCTGCCGGGCGGGACCGGCAACGCCGACAAGATCCGCATGGACGCCGACGCGGTGGATTTCGTCGTCAAGCACGTGCAGGCGGACAAGCCGCTCGGCGTCATCTGCCACGGCGGCTGGATTCTCACCGACGCGGACGTGCTCAAGGGTCGCACGCTGACCTCCTTCCCGTCCATCAAGACCGACCTGCGCAACGCCGGTGCGACCTGGGTCGACGAGGAGGTCCACGTAGATAATCGCTGGGTGTCCTCGCGCACCCCGGACGATCTGCCGGCCTTCAACAAGGCGATTGTCGAGGAGTTCGCCAAGTAG
- the rsmA gene encoding 16S rRNA (adenine(1518)-N(6)/adenine(1519)-N(6))-dimethyltransferase RsmA, with amino-acid sequence MNAPDNPAPAVELLGPAEIRQLADKLGVTPTKKLGQNFVHDPNTVRRIIGAADIGAEDHVVEIGPGLGSLTLGLLEAAHKVTVVEIDERLAGELPRTVAWRAPAAADRLTVITQDALQTRPEQIEAPTALVANLPYNVSVPVLLHFLAIFPTITRVLVMVQAEVADRLAAEPGSKIYGVPSVKASFYGDVRRAGSIGRHVFWPEPNIESGLVRIDRHRDAEWNLGDRDRVFPLVDAAFAQRRKTLRAALAGHYGSAQAAEEALTAAGIDPKLRGEKLGVADFVRLATVSADSAPEYRR; translated from the coding sequence ATGAACGCCCCAGACAACCCGGCCCCCGCAGTCGAGCTGCTCGGTCCCGCAGAAATCCGCCAGCTGGCCGACAAGCTCGGGGTGACGCCGACGAAGAAGCTCGGACAGAACTTCGTCCACGACCCCAACACCGTCCGCCGCATCATCGGCGCCGCCGACATCGGCGCCGAGGACCATGTGGTCGAGATCGGCCCGGGACTGGGCTCGCTCACGCTCGGCCTGCTTGAGGCCGCGCACAAGGTCACCGTCGTCGAGATCGACGAGCGTCTGGCCGGCGAGCTGCCGCGGACCGTCGCCTGGCGCGCGCCCGCCGCCGCCGACCGGCTCACCGTCATCACACAGGACGCCCTGCAGACCCGCCCGGAGCAGATCGAGGCACCCACCGCCCTGGTGGCGAACCTGCCCTATAACGTGTCTGTGCCGGTCCTGCTGCATTTCCTGGCGATCTTCCCGACCATCACCCGCGTGCTCGTCATGGTCCAGGCCGAGGTCGCCGACCGCCTGGCCGCCGAACCGGGGTCCAAGATCTACGGGGTGCCCAGCGTCAAGGCCTCCTTCTACGGCGACGTCCGCCGCGCCGGATCCATCGGTCGCCACGTCTTCTGGCCGGAGCCCAACATCGAGTCCGGCCTCGTGCGTATCGACCGCCACCGCGACGCCGAGTGGAACCTCGGCGACCGTGACCGCGTCTTCCCGCTCGTCGATGCCGCCTTCGCCCAGCGACGCAAGACCCTGCGTGCCGCGTTGGCCGGCCACTACGGCTCGGCCCAGGCCGCGGAGGAGGCGCTGACAGCCGCCGGCATCGATCCGAAGCTGCGCGGTGAGAAGCTGGGCGTGGCCGATTTCGTCCGCCTGGCCACGGTCTCCGCCGATTCCGCGCCGGAGTACCGCCGATGA
- a CDS encoding 4-(cytidine 5'-diphospho)-2-C-methyl-D-erythritol kinase — protein MTGPAAVPLATARAHAKVNLHLGVGPAREDGYHELSTVFQSVSVSDVVTLHADDAPAPGGPGVVTGLRLSSGANPEVPLDAGNLAWRAVEAVVSEYRREHGPRELPGVLLDLHKSIPVAGGMAGGSADAAAALVAADAWLAEEYGVAPRGVDKLLGLGAGLGADVPFTLKGGSALGTDRGDRLTTMMSRGPFHWAMITNARGLSTGAVFAKLDEMRAADPAKETLQPHLDTGAVSHAMISGDPYQLGPALHNDLQPATLTLRPDLRKIHDAGMNAGAINGIISGSGPTWAFLCEDEAAAQEVVDQVSADIAPASGMVVRSPDAGAHLLY, from the coding sequence ATGACCGGGCCCGCCGCCGTCCCCTTGGCCACGGCCCGCGCCCACGCCAAGGTCAACCTGCACCTCGGCGTCGGCCCCGCCCGCGAGGACGGCTACCACGAACTCTCCACGGTCTTCCAGTCCGTCTCCGTCTCCGACGTGGTCACGCTGCACGCCGACGACGCCCCGGCGCCCGGCGGCCCGGGCGTGGTGACGGGCCTGCGGCTGAGCAGCGGCGCCAACCCCGAGGTCCCGCTCGACGCCGGCAACCTCGCCTGGCGGGCCGTTGAGGCGGTCGTGTCCGAGTACCGGCGTGAGCACGGGCCGCGTGAGCTGCCGGGCGTGCTCCTTGACCTGCACAAGTCCATTCCGGTGGCCGGGGGCATGGCGGGCGGCTCGGCCGACGCGGCCGCCGCGCTCGTCGCCGCCGACGCCTGGCTGGCCGAGGAATACGGGGTGGCGCCGCGCGGCGTCGACAAGCTGCTCGGGCTCGGCGCCGGGCTCGGCGCGGACGTGCCTTTCACGCTCAAGGGCGGCAGCGCCCTGGGCACCGACCGCGGTGACCGGCTGACGACGATGATGTCGCGCGGTCCCTTCCACTGGGCGATGATCACCAACGCCCGGGGCTTGTCGACGGGCGCGGTCTTCGCCAAGCTCGACGAGATGCGCGCCGCCGACCCGGCGAAGGAGACTCTCCAGCCGCACCTGGACACCGGCGCCGTCTCCCACGCAATGATCTCCGGGGACCCGTACCAGCTGGGCCCGGCGCTGCACAACGATCTGCAGCCGGCGACGCTGACGCTGCGCCCGGACCTGCGCAAGATCCACGACGCGGGGATGAACGCCGGCGCCATCAACGGCATCATCTCGGGGTCGGGGCCGACGTGGGCATTCCTCTGCGAGGACGAGGCCGCGGCCCAGGAGGTCGTCGACCAGGTCAGCGCCGACATCGCCCCGGCCTCGGGCATGGTCGTGCGCAGCCCGGACGCCGGCGCGCACCTGCTCTACTAG
- a CDS encoding TlpA disulfide reductase family protein → MVAAAEAEDFEFDVSEWFNSAPLTPTDLRGKVVLVEFFQMLCPGCVNHAIPQAQKVHRTVQGDALQVLGIHSVFEHHQAMTPEALKVFLSEFRVDFPVAVDRPRQGLPVPATMRRWNLQGTPTTMLVDRDGKVRQTLFGQLDELVLGVWLGTLLAGSGGARPEGA, encoded by the coding sequence ATGGTCGCCGCCGCCGAGGCAGAGGATTTCGAGTTCGACGTCAGCGAATGGTTCAATTCGGCGCCACTCACGCCCACCGACCTGCGCGGGAAGGTGGTGCTGGTGGAGTTCTTCCAGATGCTGTGCCCGGGCTGCGTCAACCACGCCATCCCCCAGGCGCAGAAGGTTCACCGCACGGTGCAGGGGGACGCGCTGCAGGTGCTGGGCATCCACAGCGTCTTCGAGCACCACCAGGCGATGACCCCGGAGGCGCTGAAGGTCTTCCTCTCCGAGTTCCGGGTGGACTTCCCTGTCGCCGTCGACCGGCCCCGCCAGGGCCTGCCCGTCCCAGCGACGATGCGGCGCTGGAACCTGCAGGGCACGCCCACCACCATGCTCGTCGACCGCGACGGGAAGGTGCGCCAGACCTTGTTCGGCCAGCTCGACGAGCTCGTCCTCGGGGTCTGGTTGGGCACCCTGCTGGCCGGGTCTGGGGGCGCCCGGCCCGAGGGCGCCTAG
- a CDS encoding ABC-F family ATP-binding cassette domain-containing protein, with the protein MANLINLENVSKSYGLKTLLDSVSLGVQTGDRIGIVGVNGGGKTTLLEVLTGLVPPDAGRVSHTSGLRMAVVTQRFELDDALTIGQAVVEPLGLQTFEWASNARVREALGGLGIVDLGLDTPVGDLSGGERRRVNLAAALVQDLDLIVLDEPTNHLDVEGVQWLAEHLLSRRMAIVVVTHDRWFLDTIATLTWEVHDGVVDAYEGGYNDWTFARAERARQADAIEQRRQNLARKELAWLRRGAPARTSKPRYRIEAAEALIADVPAPRDKVELMAFSRQRQGRVVIELEDARIDAPDGRTLVDHLTWRLAPGERIGLVGVNGSGKTTLLRALAGEYPLTAGRRVEGQTVRLGWLRQELDDLDGDRRLIDAVEDVASYIELGGRDVSASQLAERLGFSPKRQRDYIRDLSGGERRRLQLTRVLMSEPNVLLLDEPTNDLDIDTLQELESLLDNWAGTLVVISHDRYLVERIADHTYALFGDGRLTNLPGGIGEYLERRQAMEAARGGGVLDLGEAGDGADRPAPKNGLSSQEERELKKKMNAAERKMAKAAERIATFEQELAEIAGSADPDLGKLADADRELKAAQAEHEELEMEWLDLAERLEG; encoded by the coding sequence ATGGCGAACCTGATCAACCTCGAAAACGTCAGCAAGTCCTACGGGCTCAAGACGCTGCTGGACTCCGTGTCCCTGGGCGTCCAGACCGGCGACCGCATCGGCATCGTCGGCGTCAACGGCGGCGGCAAGACCACCCTGCTGGAGGTGCTCACCGGCCTGGTGCCGCCGGACGCCGGCCGCGTCTCCCACACCTCCGGCCTGCGCATGGCCGTGGTCACCCAGCGCTTCGAGCTTGACGACGCCCTCACCATCGGCCAGGCCGTCGTCGAACCCCTGGGGCTGCAGACCTTTGAATGGGCCTCCAACGCCCGGGTCCGCGAGGCCCTCGGTGGCCTGGGCATCGTCGACCTCGGGCTGGACACGCCCGTCGGGGATCTTTCTGGCGGCGAGCGGCGCCGCGTCAACCTGGCCGCCGCGCTGGTCCAGGACCTCGACCTCATCGTGCTCGACGAGCCGACCAACCACCTCGACGTCGAGGGCGTGCAGTGGCTCGCCGAGCACCTGCTCTCGCGCCGGATGGCCATCGTCGTGGTCACCCACGACCGCTGGTTCCTCGACACGATCGCCACCCTGACCTGGGAGGTCCACGACGGCGTCGTCGACGCCTACGAGGGCGGCTACAACGACTGGACCTTCGCGCGCGCCGAACGCGCCCGCCAGGCCGACGCCATCGAGCAGCGCCGCCAGAACCTGGCCCGCAAGGAGCTGGCCTGGTTGCGCCGCGGCGCCCCGGCCCGCACCTCCAAGCCGCGCTACCGCATCGAGGCCGCCGAGGCCCTCATCGCTGACGTGCCCGCCCCGCGCGACAAGGTCGAGCTCATGGCCTTCTCCCGCCAGCGCCAGGGGCGTGTGGTCATCGAGCTCGAGGACGCGCGCATCGACGCCCCGGACGGGCGGACCCTGGTCGACCACCTCACCTGGCGCCTGGCCCCGGGCGAGCGGATCGGTCTCGTCGGTGTCAACGGCTCCGGCAAGACCACGCTGCTGCGGGCGCTGGCGGGGGAGTACCCGCTGACCGCGGGTCGGCGCGTCGAGGGGCAGACGGTGCGTCTGGGCTGGCTGCGTCAGGAGCTCGACGACCTGGACGGGGACCGCCGCCTCATCGACGCGGTCGAGGACGTCGCCAGCTACATCGAGCTCGGCGGCCGGGACGTCTCCGCCTCCCAGCTCGCGGAGCGTCTCGGCTTCAGCCCGAAGCGCCAGCGTGACTACATCCGTGACCTTTCCGGCGGTGAGCGCCGCCGGTTGCAGCTGACGCGCGTGCTCATGAGCGAGCCCAACGTCCTGCTTCTCGACGAGCCCACCAACGACCTCGACATCGACACCCTCCAGGAGCTGGAGTCCCTGCTCGACAACTGGGCCGGCACCCTGGTGGTCATCTCCCACGACCGTTACCTCGTCGAGCGGATTGCCGACCACACCTACGCCCTCTTCGGCGACGGCCGGCTCACCAACCTCCCCGGCGGGATCGGGGAGTACCTCGAGCGTCGACAGGCGATGGAGGCGGCCCGGGGCGGGGGAGTCCTCGACCTCGGGGAGGCCGGCGACGGCGCGGACAGGCCCGCCCCGAAAAACGGGCTGTCCTCCCAGGAGGAGCGCGAGCTCAAGAAGAAGATGAACGCGGCCGAGCGCAAGATGGCCAAGGCCGCCGAGCGCATCGCCACCTTCGAGCAGGAGCTCGCGGAGATCGCCGGCTCAGCGGACCCGGACCTGGGCAAGCTCGCCGACGCCGACCGCGAGCTCAAGGCCGCCCAGGCCGAGCACGAGGAACTGGAAATGGAGTGGCTGGACCTGGCGGAGCGGCTGGAGGGTTAG
- a CDS encoding putative quinol monooxygenase: MILINVKFRPLEEYQDNFMEKVAEFTEASRAEEGCLFFDWYRSTEDEGLYILIEAFQDDAAEAHVNSQHFKDSQELFPTLLKETPEIINTLIPGKTGWDEMAEFQVK; the protein is encoded by the coding sequence ATGATTCTCATCAACGTCAAATTCCGCCCGCTCGAGGAGTACCAGGACAACTTCATGGAGAAGGTGGCCGAGTTCACCGAGGCCTCCCGCGCCGAGGAGGGCTGCCTCTTCTTCGACTGGTACCGCTCCACCGAGGACGAGGGCCTGTACATCCTCATCGAGGCATTCCAGGACGACGCCGCCGAGGCGCACGTGAACTCCCAGCACTTCAAGGACTCGCAGGAGCTGTTCCCGACCCTGCTCAAGGAGACCCCGGAGATCATCAACACCCTCATCCCGGGCAAGACCGGGTGGGACGAGATGGCCGAGTTCCAGGTGAAGTAG
- the ppk2 gene encoding polyphosphate kinase 2, with product MAKKLAKKAYEKELKRLQSDLVDMQQWVVETGQRLVIVMEGRDAAGKGSAIKRITQYLNPRTCRIEALPKPSDAERGQWYFQRYIDKLPTRGEIVIFDRSWYNRGGVERVMGYCTTQEYRRFLSQAPTVERLLVEDGIHLRKYWFSVSQEEQLRRFHDRIEDPLRRWKLSPVDLESITRWDDYSRAKDEMFIHTDTASAPWHIVESEDKKRSRINVISHILESVPYEVRGYEAPKLPKKIVESTYDRPSRGEFRYVPDYAKKLEQQKKKK from the coding sequence ATGGCAAAGAAGCTGGCGAAGAAGGCGTACGAGAAGGAACTGAAGAGGCTGCAGTCCGACCTGGTGGACATGCAGCAGTGGGTGGTGGAGACCGGCCAGCGGCTGGTCATCGTCATGGAGGGGCGGGACGCGGCGGGCAAGGGCTCGGCGATCAAGCGCATCACCCAGTACCTCAACCCGCGTACTTGCCGCATCGAGGCGCTGCCCAAGCCCAGCGACGCCGAACGCGGCCAGTGGTACTTCCAGCGGTACATCGACAAGCTGCCCACCAGGGGCGAGATCGTCATCTTCGACCGCTCCTGGTACAACCGCGGCGGCGTGGAAAGGGTCATGGGCTACTGCACCACCCAGGAGTACCGCCGCTTCCTCTCGCAGGCCCCGACGGTGGAGCGGCTGCTCGTCGAGGACGGCATCCACCTGCGCAAGTACTGGTTCTCCGTGTCCCAGGAGGAGCAGCTGCGCCGCTTCCACGACCGCATCGAGGATCCCCTGCGCCGCTGGAAGCTCTCCCCGGTGGACCTGGAGTCCATCACCCGCTGGGACGACTACTCGCGCGCCAAGGACGAGATGTTCATCCACACCGACACCGCCTCGGCACCGTGGCACATCGTCGAGAGCGAGGACAAGAAGCGCTCCCGCATCAACGTCATCAGCCACATCCTCGAGTCCGTGCCCTACGAGGTGCGCGGCTACGAGGCGCCGAAGCTGCCGAAGAAAATCGTCGAGAGCACCTACGACCGGCCCTCGCGGGGGGAATTCCGCTACGTTCCGGACTACGCCAAGAAGCTGGAGCAGCAGAAGAAAAAGAAGTAG
- a CDS encoding HAD family hydrolase — MTYRLIALDMDGTLLDGEGKFPPGFDEILRAAHEQGVVLAPASGRQLGTLVDMFDGLHGSPDGFIAENGAVVAHEGEIVSTSPMPTGPVHAIIDAALARGFVPVVCRPLMAHVPADLDAASTAEIDKYYHATSAEDDLHAIVDGEVVKVAVYREAVAEAEIYPVLRAAAPGLNVVVSGANWVDAMDPAVDKGVALRALARALAVKPHETAAFGDYLNDYALLEAAGTAWAMDNAHPDLKEIADHIAPANTEHGVAVVLRDLLGL; from the coding sequence ATGACTTATCGCCTCATCGCCCTGGACATGGACGGCACCCTGCTCGACGGGGAGGGGAAGTTCCCGCCCGGCTTCGACGAGATCCTGCGCGCCGCCCACGAGCAGGGCGTGGTGCTCGCCCCGGCCTCGGGGCGCCAGCTGGGCACGCTGGTGGACATGTTCGACGGCCTGCACGGCAGCCCGGACGGTTTCATCGCCGAGAACGGCGCGGTCGTGGCGCACGAGGGCGAGATCGTCTCCACCTCCCCCATGCCGACCGGACCGGTGCACGCCATCATCGACGCGGCGCTGGCGAGGGGGTTCGTGCCGGTGGTCTGCCGCCCCCTGATGGCGCACGTGCCCGCCGACCTGGACGCGGCCTCGACCGCGGAGATCGACAAGTACTACCATGCGACCAGCGCGGAGGATGACCTGCACGCCATCGTCGACGGGGAGGTCGTCAAGGTCGCCGTCTACCGGGAGGCCGTGGCCGAGGCCGAGATCTACCCGGTGCTGCGCGCGGCCGCGCCCGGACTCAACGTCGTCGTCTCCGGCGCGAACTGGGTCGACGCGATGGACCCCGCCGTCGACAAGGGCGTCGCCCTGCGCGCCCTCGCCCGGGCGCTGGCGGTCAAACCGCACGAGACCGCCGCCTTCGGCGACTACCTCAACGACTACGCGCTGCTCGAGGCCGCCGGCACCGCCTGGGCCATGGACAACGCGCACCCCGACCTCAAGGAGATCGCCGACCACATCGCCCCGGCCAACACCGAGCACGGCGTGGCCGTCGTGCTGCGCGACCTGCTCGGGCTCTGA
- a CDS encoding DUF6882 domain-containing protein codes for MELPQPRSLHDVIVDGAIAQADVDAAFAATLGGVTGVEFTTPQPQEDTPDAPVKVRVHIRGGRLLDMSGVRVARVVGGEWTWLSARGEAFDVDELRGTVPASEELVAAARTLFGNEPVLLAPHHDDAGTSSVIAVTSDLPVSTPRTAITTGISRLASGQDARRALVAFAAARGLGVQESGDRLGFSDGTVVTLADGRATDIAPGPSLAQVRDDAWFTSVEHQLLLDGRYPDREIHWAPGAPTATIRTGDGAEVTVSAEVTGVVSEGVFHWAWAWPAAGVLPPGSAALRLRDFGLEAGIPSFTVPRQDWEQVRVDKLLDAAKPVLGLWTHAIIPLATGVDVSLALDAPQLRLPAVTAATAQAVLTRDEGVSDRRRAVAAYARFRGMRVEGDRLRLPSGEEVEVDAS; via the coding sequence ATGGAATTACCCCAGCCCCGCTCGCTTCACGACGTCATCGTCGACGGCGCCATCGCCCAGGCCGACGTCGACGCGGCCTTCGCGGCCACCCTGGGAGGGGTCACGGGAGTGGAGTTCACCACCCCCCAGCCTCAGGAGGACACCCCCGACGCCCCCGTCAAGGTCCGCGTCCACATCCGCGGCGGCCGGCTGCTGGACATGTCCGGCGTGCGCGTGGCCCGGGTCGTGGGCGGCGAGTGGACGTGGCTCAGCGCCCGCGGCGAGGCCTTCGACGTCGACGAGCTGCGCGGGACGGTGCCGGCCTCGGAGGAGCTGGTGGCCGCGGCGCGCACGCTCTTCGGCAACGAACCGGTACTGCTGGCCCCGCACCACGACGACGCTGGAACCAGCTCGGTCATCGCGGTGACGTCGGACCTGCCCGTCAGCACCCCGCGCACCGCCATCACCACCGGAATCTCACGCCTGGCCTCCGGGCAAGACGCCCGTCGCGCCCTGGTCGCCTTCGCCGCCGCCCGCGGCCTGGGCGTCCAGGAGAGCGGCGACCGGCTCGGTTTCTCCGACGGCACCGTCGTCACGCTCGCCGACGGCCGAGCCACCGACATCGCCCCGGGTCCGAGCCTGGCCCAGGTCCGCGACGACGCCTGGTTCACCTCCGTCGAGCACCAGCTGCTTCTCGACGGCCGCTACCCCGACCGCGAGATCCACTGGGCGCCGGGCGCGCCGACCGCGACGATCCGCACCGGGGACGGCGCGGAAGTGACCGTCAGCGCGGAGGTGACCGGCGTCGTCTCCGAGGGGGTGTTCCACTGGGCGTGGGCCTGGCCCGCGGCGGGGGTGTTGCCGCCGGGCAGTGCCGCCCTCCGCCTGCGCGACTTCGGCCTGGAGGCGGGGATTCCCTCCTTCACGGTGCCGCGCCAGGACTGGGAGCAGGTGCGCGTCGACAAGCTTCTCGACGCCGCCAAGCCGGTCCTCGGGCTGTGGACGCACGCGATCATCCCGCTGGCGACGGGCGTCGACGTGTCACTGGCTCTGGACGCCCCGCAGCTGCGGCTGCCGGCGGTGACCGCCGCCACCGCACAGGCGGTGCTCACGCGCGACGAAGGCGTCAGCGACCGTCGGCGGGCCGTGGCGGCCTACGCCCGCTTCCGGGGCATGCGCGTCGAGGGAGACCGGCTGCGGCTGCCCTCCGGCGAGGAGGTGGAGGTCGACGCCAGCTAG
- a CDS encoding glyceraldehyde-3-phosphate dehydrogenase, with protein MLPLISRLHREHNVVTSIFGRLLIGVTDIDIVKAHRYARRIVDRELPLETTLPILRELVEMDLGSASLDLGALATLWAATEAENPDADLREFLGSELAQALGASTDREPRDVVLYGFGRIGRLLARILIAREATYGGVRLRAVVVRSKGEDDIVKRASLLRRDSIHGPFDGTIHVDEDAKVIYANGTAIQFIYADDPAAIDYTAYGITDAIIVDNTGRWRDREGLGQHLAAAGATQALLTAPGKGDVKNIVYGINQSDIEDSDTILSAASCTTNAITPVLKVLNDRYGIRNGHVETVHSYTNDQNLADNIHKGPRRGRAAALNMVLTETGAAKAVAKAVPEMEGKLTGNAIRVPTPDVSMAVLNLSLDTEVSRDEVNEFLRRVALHSSLRQQIDYINSPDVVSTDFVGSTHAGVVDGLATIANGTHLVLYVWYDNEFGYSNQVVRIVEHLAGARPTVLPERIDPADLPAPNENGRLRAFPSIATKA; from the coding sequence ATGCTGCCGCTGATCAGCCGCCTGCACCGCGAGCACAACGTGGTCACCTCGATCTTCGGCCGCCTGCTCATCGGCGTCACCGACATCGACATCGTCAAGGCCCACCGCTACGCCCGCCGCATCGTCGACCGCGAACTGCCGCTGGAGACCACCCTGCCCATCCTGCGCGAACTGGTCGAGATGGACCTGGGCTCCGCCTCCCTCGACCTCGGCGCCCTGGCCACCCTCTGGGCCGCGACCGAGGCCGAGAACCCGGACGCGGACCTGCGCGAATTCCTCGGCTCCGAGCTGGCCCAGGCCCTGGGCGCCAGCACCGACCGCGAACCGCGCGACGTCGTCCTCTACGGCTTCGGCCGCATCGGCCGCCTGCTCGCCCGCATCCTCATCGCCCGCGAGGCCACCTACGGCGGCGTCCGCCTGCGCGCCGTGGTCGTGCGCTCCAAGGGCGAGGACGACATCGTCAAGCGCGCCTCCCTGCTGCGCCGCGACTCCATCCACGGCCCCTTCGACGGCACCATCCACGTCGACGAGGACGCCAAGGTCATCTACGCCAACGGCACCGCCATCCAGTTCATCTACGCCGACGACCCGGCCGCGATCGACTACACCGCCTACGGCATCACCGACGCCATCATCGTCGACAACACCGGCCGCTGGCGCGACCGCGAGGGGCTGGGCCAGCACCTCGCCGCCGCGGGCGCGACCCAGGCGCTGCTGACCGCCCCGGGCAAGGGCGACGTCAAGAACATCGTCTACGGCATCAACCAGTCCGACATCGAGGACAGCGACACCATTCTGTCCGCGGCCTCCTGCACCACCAACGCCATCACCCCGGTGCTCAAGGTGCTCAACGACCGCTACGGCATCCGCAACGGCCACGTCGAGACGGTCCACTCCTACACCAACGACCAGAACCTGGCCGACAACATCCACAAGGGCCCGCGCCGCGGCCGCGCCGCCGCCCTGAACATGGTCCTCACCGAGACGGGCGCCGCCAAGGCCGTGGCCAAGGCCGTGCCCGAGATGGAGGGCAAGCTCACCGGCAACGCCATCCGCGTCCCCACCCCGGACGTGTCCATGGCCGTGCTCAACCTCAGCCTGGACACCGAGGTCTCCCGCGACGAGGTCAACGAGTTCCTGCGCCGGGTGGCCCTGCACTCCTCCCTGCGCCAGCAGATCGACTACATCAACTCCCCGGACGTGGTCTCCACCGACTTCGTCGGCTCCACCCACGCCGGCGTCGTCGACGGGCTGGCCACCATCGCCAACGGCACTCACCTCGTGCTCTACGTCTGGTACGACAACGAGTTCGGCTACTCCAACCAGGTCGTGCGCATCGTCGAGCACCTCGCCGGCGCCCGCCCGACCGTCCTGCCCGAGCGCATCGATCCGGCCGACCTGCCCGCGCCGAACGAGAACGGGCGCCTGCGCGCCTTCCCCTCCATCGCGACGAAGGCGTAG